TAGTCCGTTCCGTCATCAATCCCAACTAAGTTTGAGCTCTCCACTCTCAGTCAATACTTACTTTTTATCGATGGAATGCAGTAGCTCTGATTTTCTCCAGTTAGCGTTCACTTTACCAAAAAAAGATATTGTCCAGACAAATCTTCAGCAAGTGtatttaccaaaagtaaaataaaatgttctggaaTAGGTCAAGTCTGGACACAGATGTATTTAACTTTCACATTCGTTTCTGTCTATTGACCCATTTGGAGTGGACGTTACGGTTACGTAACTGAAGTTTGGGGGTGGCAGAAAACTGCAGGAAAACGGCCAAGACCCCCGGAATAAAGgaataaaatattgttgtggatgaaaaaatacacaacatCCCTCCTAGGGGATACCAGGGACACTAATTAATACCAGTCATAGACATGATCTGTTCACATCCACTGTAATATTGGGATACACTACTAGGCCTGCAAATCCTGCATCATCTGAATGTgatgaaataaaatgctgacAAGAATCTGCAGTGAAGTTTcgtattcattgtttttattatttatgtatagtccaaacacaataataaaacatttagaaaatttaCACATTCACTATCACCAAGTTatttcaatgtaaataaaatacacaaaaggCTTATAAAGTAATACTACAACTAatactattaataataataataaaacatgtaaatctTCCAAAACCCCCCTGATGCCTCACTGCTGTTATAAAGTGATTTCCAAAGAAATTAGAGGTGTGGTGCATGAAAGATCCGGTTTCCTACATATACGACACACAATGTCAATCAGTTATAAAACCTACCTACTATTCTCCACACTTTTACTGAAGAATATTTAAACGGCTCCACTTATGAAAACCTGGGTACATACATTCAGGTAAGGATTAATATACATGTGAAAATATCATAACATTTGACATAGTCACTCATCATAGTGTGGCAACATATCACGCTATAATACTTGAGTACAAAGTTACAAGCATTTGTAGTTTCAACACATGTTTTTGTCCAGGACTTTTTACACCCTTTTGGAACACATTGCTTTGCATTGTCAAAATATTGTTACGCCTATATCATGAACCAACATATAAAATCTCCAGTCAATTGGCTTTATGGGAggagttttatttttgttataaatGCTTGAAAATCCATCGTATTGACTTTATATTTTCTCGAGTCAAATTTGTTTATCCTGACAGAAGAGACCAGCACGTTGTACCAGACCTTCAAATAAAACAGGGCAgtgggaacattttaaaaattacaTGATTATTTCAACGCCACCTATGGGCCAATCAGTACCATGGACAAATTACAAGCTATGGCCTGAGATATGTGATGTCATAGccgtggtatacagtctcatataccacagctatcagccaatcagcattcagaatttgAAGAACCGGTTTAGAATTAAGGATATAAAGGCCTAATCCAGCaataggtaataatatgtaattattaaatGATACATTCTGTGACACTTTTAGATTCTTATCTCCTCCTTGACCGATTGACTTGATCAAAATCTATTCAAGCTTTGTATTATTGCTGATCCAACAGCCAATCCAGTTGCAGCTACAGATTCGGGTGATGCTACTGCAGCTACTGCAGCTACTCCCACTGCTCCCACTGCTGCTCCCACTGCTCCCACTGCTACTCCCAATGCTACATTTCCAGCAACAGCAATGGACTTTTCTTTTCCCcatttcttccattcctcccaTTCAATCTTAATTCGAGCCTCCTTATACATCTTACTGGTGTAGTGCCCTCCTCCATTAGCCTCCACCATCTCGTCTATCTTCCTCAGCAGCTCTGTGACCTGAGTCTGGTCGTCCTTCTCTTTATTGTTGAAGATGTGATATCTGTTTCCACAGTTGTTGTTAAGCTTTCGTAGCTCTGTGCTTCCTTCCAAATACTCCTCGATCGTTTTCTTCTTCAG
Above is a window of Esox lucius isolate fEsoLuc1 chromosome 9, fEsoLuc1.pri, whole genome shotgun sequence DNA encoding:
- the LOC114839838 gene encoding GTPase IMAP family member 9-like gives rise to the protein MKKVIEYQIKKEMGRCIDMSVPGPHVFLLLVRLGVRFTEEEQNTVKWIQENFGEDASKFTIVLYTHGDELKKKTIEEYLEGSTELRKLNNNCGNRYHIFNNKEKDDQTQVTELLRKIDEMVEANGGGHYTSKMYKEARIKIEWEEWKKWGKEKSIAVAGNVALGVAVGAVGAAVGAVGVAAVAAVASPESVAATGLAVGSAIIQSLNRF